A region from the Sphingomonas flavescens genome encodes:
- a CDS encoding Crp/Fnr family transcriptional regulator: MINAHLKKLRRRIDVSAEEERAICGIVAETRRVPPDQVLIRAGEPLSNSLLLLSGWLSRNKDLSGGERQVLHLHVAGDFADMHGYTLKRLDHDVMTLSECEIAVVPHERIHQLIERHPRLGRYYWFSTNLDAAITREFVLSLGQRSAIARMAHLFCELHIRLGIVDQARPDGFEFPLTQRELSECLGLTVVHVNRTLQEMRRRGLVELENRQLTIVDRRGLEGVAEFDPNYLYLERMPF, from the coding sequence ATGATCAACGCGCATTTGAAGAAGCTGAGACGGCGTATCGACGTCAGCGCCGAGGAGGAGCGCGCGATTTGCGGCATCGTCGCCGAAACGCGCCGTGTCCCGCCGGACCAGGTGCTGATCCGCGCCGGTGAGCCACTATCGAACAGCCTGTTGTTGCTGAGCGGCTGGCTTTCGCGGAACAAGGATTTGTCAGGTGGTGAACGCCAAGTCCTCCATCTACATGTCGCGGGCGATTTCGCGGACATGCACGGTTACACGCTGAAGCGTCTCGACCACGACGTCATGACGTTAAGCGAATGCGAGATTGCCGTGGTCCCGCATGAGCGGATCCACCAACTGATCGAGCGGCACCCGCGTCTTGGCCGTTACTATTGGTTTTCGACGAACCTCGATGCCGCGATTACGCGCGAATTCGTGCTGTCGCTTGGGCAACGGTCGGCAATCGCGCGCATGGCGCACCTGTTTTGCGAACTCCATATCCGCTTGGGGATCGTGGATCAGGCGCGACCGGACGGGTTCGAGTTTCCGCTGACGCAGCGCGAGCTCAGCGAATGCCTGGGCCTGACGGTCGTGCACGTTAACCGCACCTTGCAGGAGATGCGTCGGCGCGGGCTGGTGGAACTGGAAAATCGCCAACTGACGATCGTCGATCGCCGGGGCCTCGAAGGCGTCGCTGAGTTCGACCCCAACTATCTCTACCTGGAGCGCATGCCCTTTTAG
- the dxs gene encoding 1-deoxy-D-xylulose-5-phosphate synthase, protein MSDRPVTPLLDKVQLPADLRALSKEDLPQLSEELRQEMISAVSVTGGHLGAGLGVVELTVALHYVFDTPSDKLIWDVGHQAYPHKIITGRRDRIRTLRQGGGLSGFTKRSESEYDPFGAAHSSTSISAALGFAIANKLADKPGRAVAVIGDGAMSAGMAYEAMNNAAAAGNRLVVILNDNDMSIAPPVGSLRNALARLVSSGKYLTPRKLAKKLAKAMPEGMHSSLRKMEEYARGMLTGGTLFDELGFYYVGPVDGHDVRALVEVLENVRDAEDGPMLVHVVTKKGKGYEHAENAADKYHGVVKFDVVSGKQDKGPGGGPPSYQNVFGETLAKLAESDPKICAITAAMPSGTGVDKFAKAHPTRAFDVGIAEQHAVTFAAGLAAQGMRPFVAIYSTFLQRAYDQVVHDVAIQNLPVRFAMDRAGLVGADGATHAGSFDLAYLCTLPNFVVMAPSDEAELANMVTTMAEHDSGPIAVRYPRGEGRGVPLPAEPQVLEIGKGRVVREGKTVAILSLGTRLAEAEKAAAELEAKGLSTTIADLRFAKPLDNELIRKLLATHEVAVTIEEAAVGGLGAHVLTLASDEGLIDAGLKLRTMRLPDTFQDHDKPEKQYDEARLNAPHIVETVLKALRRNSVGIEEVVA, encoded by the coding sequence ATGAGTGACCGCCCTGTGACACCGCTGCTCGACAAGGTGCAGCTTCCCGCCGACCTTCGCGCGCTGAGCAAGGAAGATTTGCCGCAGCTGTCCGAAGAGCTGCGCCAGGAGATGATTTCCGCGGTCTCGGTGACCGGCGGACACCTCGGCGCTGGGCTCGGGGTCGTCGAGCTTACCGTGGCGCTCCACTATGTGTTCGACACGCCGTCGGACAAATTGATCTGGGACGTCGGACACCAGGCCTATCCGCACAAGATTATCACCGGCCGCCGCGATCGCATCCGCACATTGCGGCAGGGCGGTGGTCTCAGCGGCTTCACCAAGCGTAGCGAGAGCGAATACGACCCGTTTGGCGCGGCACACAGTTCGACCTCCATTTCCGCGGCGCTGGGCTTTGCGATCGCCAATAAGCTGGCGGACAAGCCGGGCCGCGCCGTCGCGGTGATTGGCGATGGTGCAATGTCGGCGGGCATGGCCTATGAGGCGATGAACAATGCTGCGGCCGCCGGAAACCGGCTGGTCGTCATCCTCAACGACAATGACATGTCGATTGCGCCGCCGGTCGGCAGCTTGCGCAACGCGCTGGCGCGGCTGGTCAGCTCGGGCAAGTACCTGACTCCGCGCAAGCTTGCGAAGAAGCTGGCCAAGGCGATGCCGGAAGGCATGCACAGTTCGCTGCGCAAGATGGAGGAATATGCCCGCGGGATGCTGACGGGCGGCACGCTCTTCGATGAGCTGGGCTTCTATTATGTCGGCCCCGTCGACGGGCATGACGTGCGCGCGCTGGTCGAGGTGCTGGAGAATGTCCGCGACGCCGAGGACGGGCCAATGCTGGTCCACGTCGTCACGAAGAAGGGCAAGGGATACGAGCACGCCGAGAATGCGGCGGACAAGTACCACGGCGTGGTCAAGTTCGACGTCGTCTCGGGCAAGCAGGACAAGGGCCCGGGCGGCGGCCCGCCGTCGTATCAGAACGTGTTCGGCGAAACGCTGGCGAAGCTCGCCGAGAGCGACCCGAAGATCTGCGCAATTACCGCGGCGATGCCGTCCGGCACGGGCGTGGACAAGTTCGCCAAAGCGCATCCCACGCGCGCGTTCGATGTGGGGATTGCCGAGCAGCATGCGGTGACGTTTGCCGCCGGGCTAGCTGCGCAGGGCATGCGGCCGTTTGTGGCAATCTATTCAACCTTCCTGCAGCGCGCTTACGATCAGGTCGTCCACGACGTCGCGATTCAGAACCTGCCGGTGCGTTTCGCAATGGACCGCGCCGGGCTCGTCGGCGCGGATGGTGCAACCCACGCGGGTAGCTTCGATCTCGCCTATCTGTGCACGTTGCCGAACTTCGTCGTCATGGCGCCTTCCGACGAGGCGGAACTGGCGAACATGGTCACGACGATGGCCGAGCACGACAGCGGGCCTATCGCCGTCCGCTACCCGCGCGGCGAAGGACGCGGCGTGCCGCTGCCGGCCGAGCCGCAGGTGCTCGAGATTGGCAAGGGCCGCGTCGTTCGCGAAGGCAAGACGGTCGCAATCCTGTCGTTGGGTACACGCCTCGCGGAAGCCGAAAAGGCTGCAGCCGAACTGGAAGCGAAGGGTCTGTCGACCACCATTGCCGACCTTCGCTTCGCCAAGCCGCTCGACAATGAGTTGATCCGCAAGTTGCTGGCTACGCACGAAGTCGCGGTAACCATCGAAGAAGCGGCGGTTGGTGGGCTCGGCGCGCACGTGCTGACGCTGGCGAGCGACGAAGGGCTGATCGACGCGGGGCTCAAGCTGCGCACCATGCGGTTGCCCGACACATTCCAGGATCACGACAAGCCCGAAAAGCAATATGACGAGGCGCGGCTGAACGCGCCGCACATCGTCGAAACCGTGCTCAAGGCGCTCCGCCGCAATAGCGTCGGCATCGAAGAGGTGGTCGCGTAG
- a CDS encoding sensor histidine kinase — translation MNEAYAVVEVLEDGSGNWVDFRFVEVNPAFLEHTKMPPPVGKTATELLGTPNPRWTELYGQAPDTGKALRVEEGEPTLGITFDLNIFTLDREKNRVAVLFTNITERKQSEQALRESEERQAFLLALSDALRPLSDPTQIQFAASRMLTEQLNVLRAGFGELDGGELIVRADYSPSAASVIGRYTVETFGPTLANIYRNGGTAVLRDADTDSGITDEERDLYRSLRIRAHVTVAICSAGQPVISLGVQNADSRHWSDAEIALIKEVAERTWAAVARARAENALRESERHAKILLAELQHRVRNTLGVVRSIARRTAENSDSVESMLAHFQGRLDAFSRVQAALTRSPDAMVDLASLIEDEMVAHAAREGEQVSIDGPDVQLEPKNAERLSLAIHELTTNAVKHGAFVTPVGKVRIQWTVEPDDRGGSVLCLRWSESGVSIDPAEGRRKGFGMELLERSLPYDLQAETAVEFRPTGLQFELRMPLNDRQKDN, via the coding sequence GTCGAGGTTCTTGAAGATGGCTCCGGCAATTGGGTCGACTTCCGCTTTGTCGAGGTCAATCCGGCGTTCCTCGAGCACACCAAGATGCCGCCGCCCGTGGGCAAGACGGCGACGGAACTGCTCGGCACTCCGAACCCGCGATGGACCGAGCTCTACGGTCAAGCCCCGGACACGGGTAAGGCGCTTCGCGTGGAGGAGGGTGAGCCGACCCTGGGGATAACGTTCGACCTCAACATTTTCACGCTTGATCGTGAGAAGAACCGGGTGGCGGTGCTGTTCACCAACATCACGGAACGGAAGCAGAGCGAACAGGCGTTACGCGAAAGCGAAGAGCGGCAAGCGTTCCTGCTCGCGCTGAGCGACGCTCTTCGCCCGCTGTCCGATCCGACCCAAATCCAGTTCGCAGCTTCGCGGATGCTGACCGAGCAACTGAACGTTCTTCGCGCTGGCTTCGGCGAGTTGGACGGAGGTGAGTTGATCGTCCGGGCAGACTATTCGCCGTCCGCTGCGTCGGTCATCGGGCGATATACAGTCGAGACGTTCGGTCCGACGTTGGCGAACATTTACCGCAATGGCGGAACGGCTGTGCTGCGCGACGCGGACACCGACTCCGGAATCACTGACGAAGAGCGCGATTTATATCGGTCCTTGCGCATTAGGGCGCACGTCACCGTTGCAATCTGCAGTGCCGGACAACCGGTGATCTCGCTCGGTGTCCAGAACGCGGATTCTCGGCATTGGTCCGATGCCGAGATCGCACTGATCAAGGAGGTGGCTGAACGCACATGGGCCGCGGTCGCGCGCGCTCGCGCCGAGAATGCGCTGCGGGAAAGCGAGCGGCACGCGAAAATCCTGCTAGCCGAACTCCAGCACCGCGTGCGCAATACGCTTGGCGTGGTCCGCTCGATCGCGCGGCGCACGGCAGAGAACAGTGACAGCGTCGAGAGCATGTTGGCCCACTTCCAGGGGAGGCTCGACGCCTTCTCGCGGGTACAGGCCGCGCTCACGCGAAGCCCTGACGCAATGGTCGATTTGGCGTCCTTGATCGAGGACGAGATGGTCGCCCACGCCGCGCGCGAAGGCGAGCAGGTTTCGATCGACGGGCCCGACGTTCAGCTGGAGCCCAAAAATGCAGAGCGGCTAAGCTTGGCGATCCACGAATTAACCACCAACGCGGTCAAGCACGGCGCCTTCGTTACTCCTGTCGGTAAGGTTCGCATTCAATGGACGGTGGAGCCGGATGATCGTGGCGGTTCCGTGCTGTGTCTGCGCTGGAGCGAAAGCGGTGTCTCGATCGATCCCGCCGAAGGGCGGCGAAAGGGTTTCGGGATGGAGCTGCTCGAGCGCTCTTTGCCCTACGACCTGCAGGCGGAGACTGCGGTAGAATTCCGGCCGACCGGGCTGCAATTTGAACTGAGGATGCCGCTCAACGATCGGCAGAAGGACAACTGA
- a CDS encoding TspO/MBR family protein has translation MTEATLKQSWWKIALVAVIVIEAIGSLSGWVSNSGFGNGWFDSLQKPSFMPPGWAFGVVWPVLYALLGIAVAMIIAAPPSDRRRLALTLFFVQLALNFAWSPLFFALHDIRLAKYVIFLMAIIAAAAAGQFFRIRRAAGLLMVPYLCWLIFAATLNSTIDALNPGAGTSLFG, from the coding sequence ATGACTGAAGCCACGTTGAAGCAAAGCTGGTGGAAGATTGCGCTCGTCGCGGTGATCGTCATCGAGGCCATTGGGTCGCTCAGCGGATGGGTGTCGAACAGCGGGTTCGGCAACGGTTGGTTTGATTCTCTACAAAAGCCGAGTTTCATGCCGCCCGGCTGGGCGTTCGGCGTGGTCTGGCCGGTCCTCTACGCGCTGCTGGGTATTGCGGTGGCAATGATCATCGCGGCGCCGCCTTCGGACCGGCGACGGCTCGCGCTTACCCTTTTCTTCGTTCAACTCGCGCTCAATTTCGCCTGGTCGCCGTTGTTTTTCGCGCTGCACGACATCCGCCTGGCGAAGTATGTGATCTTCTTGATGGCGATCATCGCGGCCGCGGCCGCTGGTCAATTCTTCCGCATACGCCGCGCAGCAGGACTGCTTATGGTGCCCTACCTTTGCTGGCTGATCTTCGCAGCCACGCTCAATTCGACGATCGACGCCCTCAATCCGGGGGCAGGAACGTCGCTGTTCGGCTGA
- a CDS encoding MerC domain-containing protein, with translation MHPLSISTGRLDRLAMGLSGLCAVHCVATAVLLGLLASAGGFLGQPIIHEVGLALAMIVGAFALGRGILEHGFMLPSAIGALGLGVMAGALSLPHDGREPVYTIIGVLIVALGHRLNSLASE, from the coding sequence ATGCATCCGCTGAGCATCTCGACGGGGCGTCTCGATCGCCTGGCGATGGGCCTATCCGGGCTGTGCGCCGTGCATTGCGTGGCAACGGCGGTGCTGCTCGGCCTGCTGGCATCGGCGGGCGGATTTCTGGGGCAACCCATCATCCATGAAGTCGGTCTTGCACTGGCAATGATCGTCGGTGCGTTCGCGTTGGGCCGCGGGATCCTGGAGCATGGTTTCATGTTGCCCAGCGCGATCGGCGCCCTCGGCCTTGGCGTGATGGCAGGCGCGCTCAGCCTGCCGCATGATGGCCGGGAGCCGGTTTACACCATCATCGGCGTGTTGATCGTCGCACTGGGGCACCGGCTGAACAGCCTCGCCAGCGAATAA
- a CDS encoding TlyA family RNA methyltransferase: MDQLLVSRGLAESRTRAQALIMAGAVFSGERKLAKAGEMLAEDAALEVRGKDHPWVSRGGIKLDHGLTHFGFNVNGAVALDVGSSTGGFTDVLLTRGAARVYAVDVGTNQLAWKLRQDPRVVVHEQTNARAVTAEEIPESIDIVVCDASFIGLAKVLETPLRFARPGAALVALIKPQFEAGRPEVGKGGVVRDPAVHARVCEEAKAWIETLGWTVLGIVPSPITGPEGNVEFLMGARKND, encoded by the coding sequence GTGGATCAGTTACTCGTGTCTCGCGGGTTGGCGGAAAGCCGGACGCGGGCGCAGGCGCTAATCATGGCGGGGGCGGTGTTCAGCGGGGAGCGGAAACTCGCGAAGGCGGGCGAGATGCTGGCCGAAGATGCGGCGCTGGAGGTGCGGGGCAAGGATCATCCGTGGGTGTCGCGGGGCGGCATCAAGCTCGATCATGGGCTGACGCATTTCGGCTTTAACGTGAACGGCGCGGTGGCGCTGGACGTCGGAAGCTCAACGGGCGGGTTCACCGACGTCCTGCTGACACGCGGCGCGGCACGGGTCTACGCCGTCGACGTCGGCACCAACCAGCTGGCGTGGAAGCTGCGGCAGGATCCGCGGGTGGTCGTCCATGAGCAGACGAACGCGCGGGCGGTGACCGCAGAAGAGATACCAGAGTCGATCGACATCGTGGTGTGCGATGCGAGCTTCATCGGGCTGGCCAAGGTGCTCGAGACACCGTTGAGGTTTGCGCGGCCGGGCGCGGCGCTGGTTGCGCTCATCAAGCCGCAATTCGAGGCCGGTCGGCCCGAAGTCGGGAAGGGCGGCGTCGTCCGTGATCCGGCCGTTCACGCGCGCGTCTGCGAAGAGGCCAAAGCCTGGATTGAAACGTTGGGCTGGACGGTGCTGGGCATCGTGCCGAGTCCGATTACCGGGCCGGAAGGTAATGTCGAATTCCTGATGGGAGCGCGGAAGAATGACTGA
- a CDS encoding YbjN domain-containing protein, with protein sequence MSEEEFQGERDDGAPIEVLEQYFEARGWSCERTAEGEIVASATGSWAQYELRGVWRPEDQVLQFLAFPDIKVGPERRAAVFESLSLINEQLWLGHFELWSSSGLVVFRHSTILDARGGDGLSLDQAEAIAEAAVEECERFYPVFQFVLWGGKSPTEALSAALIETHGEA encoded by the coding sequence CTGAGCGAGGAAGAATTCCAGGGGGAGCGCGATGACGGCGCGCCGATCGAGGTGCTCGAACAATATTTCGAAGCTCGCGGCTGGTCATGCGAACGCACTGCTGAGGGCGAGATCGTCGCCTCGGCGACGGGTAGCTGGGCGCAATATGAGCTGCGCGGCGTCTGGCGGCCAGAGGACCAGGTCCTGCAGTTCCTGGCTTTTCCCGATATCAAGGTCGGGCCGGAAAGGCGGGCCGCGGTCTTCGAATCGCTGAGCTTGATCAATGAGCAATTGTGGCTGGGCCATTTTGAACTCTGGTCGAGTTCAGGGCTGGTGGTCTTCCGTCACTCGACCATTTTGGACGCGCGCGGCGGCGACGGTCTCAGCCTCGATCAGGCGGAGGCGATCGCCGAAGCTGCCGTGGAGGAGTGCGAGCGGTTCTACCCGGTGTTCCAGTTCGTCCTGTGGGGCGGCAAGTCCCCGACCGAAGCCCTCTCCGCCGCGCTGATCGAAACGCACGGCGAAGCCTGA
- the cutA gene encoding divalent-cation tolerance protein CutA, producing the protein MTVISVYAVFANEDEAERIGRQVVDERLAACINILPAIRSVYRWKGAVEESNEAAAIFKTSDERADALITRIAGLHSYDVPCIVSSPVDKILGSYAHWVEDSTR; encoded by the coding sequence ATGACGGTGATCTCGGTTTACGCCGTGTTTGCCAATGAGGATGAGGCGGAGCGCATCGGCCGGCAGGTCGTCGATGAGCGGCTCGCCGCCTGCATCAACATCCTGCCCGCGATCCGGTCCGTTTACCGATGGAAGGGTGCCGTTGAAGAAAGCAATGAAGCCGCCGCGATCTTTAAAACATCTGATGAGCGTGCCGATGCGCTGATCACTCGCATCGCCGGCCTGCACAGCTACGATGTGCCCTGCATCGTCAGCTCGCCGGTCGACAAAATCCTCGGCAGCTATGCCCATTGGGTGGAAGACAGTACCCGCTAA
- a CDS encoding Fur family transcriptional regulator — MGRHDHQLHQGESLKDAARERLTKQGEQWTDMRAAVFDALAGFDKPASAYDIAEQVSAAQGRRVAANSVYRILDLFVGANLARRVESANAYVANQHPGCLHDCIFLICDECGQAVHIDDDSLTSGVRAAAADAGFSAPRPVIEVRGKCGDCG, encoded by the coding sequence ATGGGCCGGCACGATCACCAGCTCCACCAAGGAGAATCGCTCAAGGATGCCGCGCGTGAGCGGTTGACCAAGCAGGGCGAGCAGTGGACCGACATGCGTGCTGCGGTCTTCGATGCGCTGGCCGGGTTCGACAAGCCAGCCAGCGCCTACGATATTGCCGAGCAGGTGTCCGCTGCCCAAGGCCGGCGGGTCGCGGCGAACAGCGTCTACCGCATCCTCGACCTGTTTGTTGGTGCGAACCTCGCCCGCCGGGTCGAGAGTGCGAACGCCTATGTCGCCAACCAGCATCCCGGCTGCCTCCACGACTGCATCTTCCTGATCTGCGACGAGTGCGGGCAAGCGGTTCATATCGACGACGACAGCCTGACCAGCGGCGTTCGTGCGGCGGCAGCCGACGCCGGTTTTTCGGCACCACGTCCGGTGATCGAGGTCCGCGGAAAGTGCGGGGACTGCGGATAG
- a CDS encoding COX15/CtaA family protein, which translates to MNDATSFPVSGARGLSKLLFFVAALVFGMVVVGGITRLTESGLSITEWQPISGAIPPLTHSDWVQAFDLYKQTPQYREVAGPAGITLSGFKFIFFWEWVHRLLGRVLGLVFFLGVGWFAIKRAIPRGYAWRLAALFILGGLQGAVGWFMVMSGLEGRTEVSPYRLSAHLLFALFLFAALIWTALDLRRADERPARLTGWGVAALLTLFLQLLLGAWVAGFRAGYVSNSWPDMGGHLVPAGIDWSHGALFAMTHDPYLLHFMHRWWAWVVVVVMVLFARQVRKAEGGRAASVAIHSTFGTQIILGILTVLSGIAIWLAVLHQATGALLVAATVWGAHELGRRQ; encoded by the coding sequence ATGAACGATGCCACCTCCTTCCCCGTCAGCGGAGCGCGGGGGTTATCGAAACTCCTGTTCTTCGTCGCCGCGCTCGTCTTCGGGATGGTCGTTGTCGGCGGCATAACGCGCCTGACCGAGAGCGGACTGTCGATCACGGAATGGCAGCCGATCAGTGGCGCGATTCCGCCACTTACCCATTCGGACTGGGTCCAGGCTTTCGATCTCTACAAGCAGACCCCGCAGTATCGCGAGGTCGCGGGTCCGGCCGGGATCACCCTGTCCGGCTTCAAGTTCATCTTCTTCTGGGAATGGGTGCACCGACTGCTTGGCCGTGTGCTTGGACTGGTCTTTTTCCTGGGCGTAGGCTGGTTTGCGATCAAGCGCGCGATTCCTCGCGGCTACGCCTGGCGCCTAGCCGCCCTGTTCATCCTCGGCGGTCTGCAGGGCGCAGTCGGCTGGTTCATGGTGATGTCGGGGCTCGAAGGGCGAACTGAAGTCAGTCCTTACCGACTGTCTGCCCACCTGCTGTTCGCCCTGTTCCTGTTCGCTGCCTTGATCTGGACCGCGCTCGACCTCCGGCGCGCCGACGAGCGCCCAGCCCGCCTCACCGGCTGGGGTGTGGCCGCGCTCCTGACCCTTTTCCTCCAGCTTCTGCTCGGCGCATGGGTCGCGGGGTTTCGCGCAGGCTATGTCTCGAACAGCTGGCCCGACATGGGCGGGCACCTTGTGCCTGCCGGAATCGATTGGTCGCACGGCGCGCTTTTCGCGATGACCCATGACCCATATCTTTTGCATTTCATGCACCGCTGGTGGGCCTGGGTCGTCGTCGTGGTCATGGTTCTTTTCGCGCGCCAGGTGAGAAAGGCCGAAGGCGGCCGTGCGGCTTCCGTGGCGATCCACAGCACCTTCGGTACGCAGATCATCCTTGGCATCCTCACCGTGCTGTCGGGCATCGCGATCTGGCTTGCTGTGCTTCACCAGGCAACCGGGGCACTGCTCGTGGCGGCGACCGTATGGGGCGCGCACGAACTCGGACGCCGGCAATGA
- a CDS encoding accessory factor UbiK family protein gives MQSENKLFDDFVKMVNGMAGTFAGMGREAESSAREKFKEWMGGADFVGRDEFEAVKAMAAAARDENEALKARIAALETQASPAAPKPGKGKAGA, from the coding sequence ATGCAGTCCGAGAACAAGCTGTTCGACGACTTCGTGAAGATGGTGAACGGCATGGCCGGAACCTTCGCCGGCATGGGCCGCGAGGCGGAATCGTCGGCGCGCGAGAAGTTCAAGGAATGGATGGGCGGCGCGGATTTCGTCGGTCGTGACGAGTTCGAAGCCGTGAAGGCGATGGCCGCTGCTGCGCGCGATGAGAATGAAGCGCTCAAGGCGCGGATCGCGGCGCTCGAGACACAGGCAAGCCCCGCAGCGCCCAAGCCAGGCAAAGGCAAGGCAGGGGCGTGA